AGTAGCCGGAACGGCCGCGGAGGGCCTACATTCTCGCGCAGCTGTGAAGCGCCGGTAGCGGTCATATCATGTTGATCCGGCACGATCTCGCAGGCATGATCGGCTGGAATCGTGGCCCAACCTAGAAGATCCTTGCACAGGACGATGACAGCGGAATTTTTGCGATGAGACGGCCCGTGGTCGGTGTGATCGGGAACGCCCATCGCGTCGAAAATCGTTTCGCGACGCAGATGGTCGGAGAACGCAACCTGCGTGCGGTGGCCGACGTGTCGGGCGCTTTGCCGCTGATGTTTGCCGGGTCGCCCGAAATTACCGACGTCGGTGCCTTGCTCGACGTGGTCGACGGGATCGTGCTGACCGGCGCCCGCGCCAACGTCCATCCGACGCGTTTCAAGACCGAACCGCACGAGAAGCACGAACCCTACGACGAACATCGTGACGATGTCGCGCTGGCGCTGGCGGAGGCCTGCGTCGCCCGCGGGGTGCCGATCTTCGGCATCTGCCGCGGCCTGCAGGAAATGAACGTTGCGTTCGGCGGCTCGCTGCATCCGGAGATTCGTGAAATTCCCGGACGCATGAACCATCGCATGCCCAGGCTCGAGAACGGCGAAATCCATCCCGATCCGACCGTGGTGTTCGCCGACCGGCACGACGTCAGACTGACGCCCGGTGGCGCCTTTGCCACGCTCCTCGGCTGCGAGACCATTCGGGTGAATTCGCTGCACGGGCAGGGCATCCTCGATCCCGGCGCGCGCGTCGTGATCGAAGGCGTCGCCGAAGACGGCACCATCGAAGCGATCCGGATCGCCGACGCGTCGGGCTTTGCGCTCGGCGTCCAGTGGCATGCGGAGTACGACCCGCAGCGCAATCCGATCAACCGTGCGCTGTTCGAGGCGTTCGGCGAGGCGCTTAAGGCGCACCGGCGGGCGAGCTAGGCGGCCGGAGAAACCGGTCGCGCCAATACGGGAGGATGCGATGCGAGACCGCAAATGGTCGAGACGCGACCTGCTCAGGGTATCCACGGCAGCAGCCGCCGGCGTGCTGTTCGCCGAACCGTCGAAGGCGGCGGCCCCGCCTGCCACGGTGGTGACGCCGGCCCTGATCGAGGCGGCGAAGAAGGAGGGCAAGCTGTCGTTCTACAGCGCCCTCGAACTCACCACCGCCGAACGTCTGGCACGGACTTTTGAAGCGAAACATCCCGGCATCGCCGTGCGCGTCGAGCGTTCCGGCGCGGAACGGATTTTCCAGCGCATCGCGCAGGAGCAGGGCAGCGGCATCAACGCCGTCGACGTCGCCAACTCGACCGACCCCGCGCACTATCTTGAATGGAAGAAGAACGACTGGCTCGCGCCTTATATCCCGGACGATGTCGCAATGCACTTTCCGGTCGATCAGGTCGATCCCGACGGCATGTATGCGACGTCCTGCGCCTGGCTGGAGACGATCGGCTACAACACCAATCTGGTGAAGCGCGAAGACGCGCCGAAGAGTTATGTCGATCTGCTCGATCCCAGATGGCACGGCAAGATCGTCAAGGCCCATCCCGGCTACAGCGGCGCCATCCTGACCGCGACCTTCGTGCTGGCGCGCGACCTCGGCTGGCCCTATCTGGAGAAGCTGGCGAAGCAGAAGATCATGCAGGTACAGTCGGCCGCCGATCCGCCGAAGAAGATCCTGCTCGGCGAGCGCGCGGTGATGGCTGACGGCAACGACTACAATCTGGTGCTGCTGAAGGACCAGGGCAAACCGGTCGAAGTGGTCTATCCGGCCGAGGGATCACCGCTGATCATCGTCCCCTCCGGCGTCTTCCGCGGTGCGCCCAATCCGAACGCCGCAAGGCTGTTCCAGAGCTTCTTCTTCAGCGCCGAGACCCAGCAGATGCTGGTTGACGGGTTTGCGCATCGCTCGTTCCACGCGCAGGTGAAGGAGAAGGGCGAGCACGTCCCGCTGGCCAACCTGAAACTGCTCAAGGCCGATCCGGCTGCGGTGCAGGCGCAGAGCGAGGCGATCAAGGCGCGCTACAGCAAGATCTTCGGCGTGTAGGCCGGCGGATCAAAAGTGCCGGCGGCCGGCTGGGAGCGCCTTGGTCCAAAGGGCGGCATGCCCTTTACGAAGAACAGTCGATCCTGCCTGGGATTGTCGGCCCAGTAGACATAGTCGAGAGTTCGAAGGGCTTCGACAAAACTGGTTCGCGCATCCGCCAGCGATCGGACCGCAATCAGGATGTCGACGATGGGCTTGGCCGAGAGCGCGGGAATAGCCGTGCTTCCGAAATGCTCAAGTCCCACGATCAGAGACGGATCGAGGACGGCCCGCAACCGTTCGGCCTCTTCGTCGAACAGGATCGGCCAGCGCTGATCGCAATCAACGATCTCGATCTCATCCATTTTTCTGGTTCCCCCGCCGTGCGCTTTCGAGCAACGTCATGCAGGCCTCGAGACAGGCGGCGGCGATCGCCCGGCCTTGGGAACTCTGCTTTTTGTTCAACAACCGATGCATCACCACACCGTGCAGCATCATCATGACGGGATAGGCGATGTGTGGGGCCCTGCTTTCATCGACACCGGCGCGCACGAGATGGGTGGTGTATCGTTCGATCTCGCTTCTCTGCGCATCCGCTGAGACACGCTCCATCCAGCCGCGCCCATAGAGCAATTCATAGTCGCGAGGGTGGCTGGTGCCGAACTCAAGATGT
The Bradyrhizobium sp. KBS0727 genome window above contains:
- a CDS encoding gamma-glutamyl-gamma-aminobutyrate hydrolase family protein, with translation MRRPVVGVIGNAHRVENRFATQMVGERNLRAVADVSGALPLMFAGSPEITDVGALLDVVDGIVLTGARANVHPTRFKTEPHEKHEPYDEHRDDVALALAEACVARGVPIFGICRGLQEMNVAFGGSLHPEIREIPGRMNHRMPRLENGEIHPDPTVVFADRHDVRLTPGGAFATLLGCETIRVNSLHGQGILDPGARVVIEGVAEDGTIEAIRIADASGFALGVQWHAEYDPQRNPINRALFEAFGEALKAHRRAS
- a CDS encoding extracellular solute-binding protein, which codes for MRDRKWSRRDLLRVSTAAAAGVLFAEPSKAAAPPATVVTPALIEAAKKEGKLSFYSALELTTAERLARTFEAKHPGIAVRVERSGAERIFQRIAQEQGSGINAVDVANSTDPAHYLEWKKNDWLAPYIPDDVAMHFPVDQVDPDGMYATSCAWLETIGYNTNLVKREDAPKSYVDLLDPRWHGKIVKAHPGYSGAILTATFVLARDLGWPYLEKLAKQKIMQVQSAADPPKKILLGERAVMADGNDYNLVLLKDQGKPVEVVYPAEGSPLIIVPSGVFRGAPNPNAARLFQSFFFSAETQQMLVDGFAHRSFHAQVKEKGEHVPLANLKLLKADPAAVQAQSEAIKARYSKIFGV
- a CDS encoding GrpB family protein, whose translation is MDEIEIVDCDQRWPILFDEEAERLRAVLDPSLIVGLEHFGSTAIPALSAKPIVDILIAVRSLADARTSFVEALRTLDYVYWADNPRQDRLFFVKGMPPFGPRRSQPAAGTFDPPAYTPKILL
- a CDS encoding TetR family transcriptional regulator, with protein sequence MKAADALWQSGGEEAVTIRGVAAEAATTTPTVYSYYADREALLTALRALAFQRFSAYLAKSRDFQDTCARHLEFGTSHPRDYELLYGRGWMERVSADAQRSEIERYTTHLVRAGVDESRAPHIAYPVMMMLHGVVMHRLLNKKQSSQGRAIAAACLEACMTLLESARRGNQKNG